In Rosa chinensis cultivar Old Blush chromosome 1, RchiOBHm-V2, whole genome shotgun sequence, a genomic segment contains:
- the LOC112192903 gene encoding putative RING-type E3 ubiquitin transferase C3H69 isoform X2: protein MAKRVLCKFFAHGACLKGEHCEFSHDWKDPSNNICTFYQKGACAFGSRCRYEHVKGSRAQSSGSSSSANSHQSLAFDSALAHPSRTASSGVALVPGTLSELSAFSSPFLPPPKPAWSDSLDDGDFDHNEDDDVGETRSARPADRAICSFAAAGNCPRGENCPHIHGDICPSCGKHCLHPYRPVEREEHMRTCEEKHKQLEALKRSQEIECSVCLERVLSKPTVAERKFGILSECDHPFCISCIRNWRSSSPTSGMDVNSALRACPICRKLSYFVIPSVIWYNTKEEKEEIVDSYKARLSSIDCKHFDFGNGNCPFGTSCFYKHAYRDGRLEEVVLRHLGNEDGQTVIAANIRLSDFLSDLRIR from the exons ATGGCCAAAAG GGTTCTTTGCAAGTTCTTTGCCCATGGAGCCTGTTTAAAAGGGGAGCACTGCGAGTTTTCACATGATTGGAAGGATCCATCAAATAAT ATATGTACCTTTTATCAGAAAGGAGCTTGTGCCTTTGGTAGTCGATGCAGATATGAACATGTTAAAGGTTCTCGGGCTCAGTCATCTGGTTCGTCTTCATCAGCAAATTCTCATCAATCTCTGGCTTTTGATTCTGCTCTTGCTCATCCCTCAAGAACTGCATCAAGTGGAGTTGCTTTAGTCCCGGGCACTCTTTCTGAGCTCTCTGCATTTAGTAGTCCTTTCTTACCTCCCCCTAAACCTGCATGGAGTGATTCTCTGGATGATGGTGATTTTGATCACAATGAGGATGATGATGTGGGGGAGACTAGAAGTGCTAGACCAGCCGATCGTGCTATCTGTTCGTTTGCTGCAGCTGGAAATTGTCCTCGTGGAGAAAATTGTCCTCATATTCATGGAGATATTTGCCCCAGTTGTGGAAAACATTGTTTGCATCCTTACAGACCTGTGGAAAGAGAGGAGCATATGAGGACGTGCGAGGAAAAGCACAAGCAACTTGAGGCATTAAAGCGTAGTCAAGAAATAGAATGCAGTGTTTGCCTGGAACGTGTTCTTTCAAAGCCTACAGTTGCTGAACGAAAGTTTGGGATACTCTCAGAATGTGATCACCCTTTTTGCATATCTTGTATTCGAAACTGGCGCAGTAGCTCCCCAACTTCTGGTATGGATGTGAATAGTGCGTTGAGAGCTTGCCCAATATGTCGGAAGCTGTCATACTTTGTGATTCCAAGTGTCATATGGTATAacacaaaagaagagaaagaggaaaTTGTTGACAGCTACAAGGCTCGCCTCAG TTCGATTGATTGCAAGCACTTTGATTTTGGAAATGGGAACTGCCCATTTGGGACAAGCTGTTTTTATAAG CATGCATACCGGGATGGACGTCTAGAGGAAGTTGTGCTGCGTCACCTGGGAAATGAAGATGGTCAGACGGTGATAGCTGCAAATATTAG GCTGTCAGACTTTCTTAGTGATTTGCGCATTAGGTGA
- the LOC112192903 gene encoding putative RING-type E3 ubiquitin transferase C3H69 isoform X1 translates to MAKRVLCKFFAHGACLKGEHCEFSHDWKDPSNNICTFYQKGACAFGSRCRYEHVKGSRAQSSGSSSSANSHQSLAFDSALAHPSRTASSGVALVPGTLSELSAFSSPFLPPPKPAWSDSLDDGDFDHNEDDDVGETRSARPADRAICSFAAAGNCPRGENCPHIHGDICPSCGKHCLHPYRPVEREEHMRTCEEKHKQLEALKRSQEIECSVCLERVLSKPTVAERKFGILSECDHPFCISCIRNWRSSSPTSGMDVNSALRACPICRKLSYFVIPSVIWYNTKEEKEEIVDSYKARLSSIDCKHFDFGNGNCPFGTSCFYKHTVKPGSYVWKFHRPPPRRPPPRRSDTVRMDALYEMFEHLEELEDYTPGDLDIPLEVQLLLMQLGLYPSDSSDDELNY, encoded by the exons ATGGCCAAAAG GGTTCTTTGCAAGTTCTTTGCCCATGGAGCCTGTTTAAAAGGGGAGCACTGCGAGTTTTCACATGATTGGAAGGATCCATCAAATAAT ATATGTACCTTTTATCAGAAAGGAGCTTGTGCCTTTGGTAGTCGATGCAGATATGAACATGTTAAAGGTTCTCGGGCTCAGTCATCTGGTTCGTCTTCATCAGCAAATTCTCATCAATCTCTGGCTTTTGATTCTGCTCTTGCTCATCCCTCAAGAACTGCATCAAGTGGAGTTGCTTTAGTCCCGGGCACTCTTTCTGAGCTCTCTGCATTTAGTAGTCCTTTCTTACCTCCCCCTAAACCTGCATGGAGTGATTCTCTGGATGATGGTGATTTTGATCACAATGAGGATGATGATGTGGGGGAGACTAGAAGTGCTAGACCAGCCGATCGTGCTATCTGTTCGTTTGCTGCAGCTGGAAATTGTCCTCGTGGAGAAAATTGTCCTCATATTCATGGAGATATTTGCCCCAGTTGTGGAAAACATTGTTTGCATCCTTACAGACCTGTGGAAAGAGAGGAGCATATGAGGACGTGCGAGGAAAAGCACAAGCAACTTGAGGCATTAAAGCGTAGTCAAGAAATAGAATGCAGTGTTTGCCTGGAACGTGTTCTTTCAAAGCCTACAGTTGCTGAACGAAAGTTTGGGATACTCTCAGAATGTGATCACCCTTTTTGCATATCTTGTATTCGAAACTGGCGCAGTAGCTCCCCAACTTCTGGTATGGATGTGAATAGTGCGTTGAGAGCTTGCCCAATATGTCGGAAGCTGTCATACTTTGTGATTCCAAGTGTCATATGGTATAacacaaaagaagagaaagaggaaaTTGTTGACAGCTACAAGGCTCGCCTCAG TTCGATTGATTGCAAGCACTTTGATTTTGGAAATGGGAACTGCCCATTTGGGACAAGCTGTTTTTATAAG CATACGGTCAAGCCGGGCTCCTATGTATGGAAATTTCACAGGCCACCTCCAAGAAGGCCACCTCCGCGCCGATCTGATACAGTGCGAATGGATGCCCTTTATGAGATGTTCGAGCACTTGGAAGAATTGGAGGATTATACTCCTGGTGATTTGGATATCCCTTTGGAAGTGCAGTTATTATTGATGCAGCTCGGTCTTTATCCAAGCGATTCGAGTGATGATGAACTGAATTATTAG
- the LOC112181682 gene encoding uncharacterized protein LOC112181682 — translation MAMALAISPTFGCRPSNGSKIVKSCSNISSDSKTYTSQIGTEKRCLRCNNLYTDEDNSPTACSFHGHSTGEKGLFALAPPHQGIDGEWSDRSGVIVYRWNEKNKRPNTGSGNWKKRWSCCQEYDQDATPCQRGWHVSYDDGFTLY, via the exons ATGGCTATGGCTTTGGCTATTTCTCCAACCTTTGGTTGCAGGCCATCAAACGGTTCAAAGATCGTCAAATCGTGCTCCAACATTAGTAGTGATAGCAAAACTTACACATCCCAAATCGGAACGGAGAAGCGATGCTTGAGGTGCAACAACCTCTACACAGACGAGGATAACTCCCCTACTGCTTGCTCCTTCCATGGCCACAGTACTG GAGAGAAGGGACTATTTGCATTGGCTCCACCACACCAAGGAATTGATGGAGAGTGGAGTGACAGGTCTGGAGTAATTGTGTATAGATGGAATGAGAAGAACAAGAGACCAAACACTGGAAGTGGGAATTGGAAGAAAAGATGGAGCTGTTGTCAAGAGTATGATCAGGATGCCACACCCTGTCAAAGAGGATGGCATGTTTCCTATGATGATGGCTTCACTCTATATTAG